Proteins co-encoded in one Candidatus Pelagibacter sp. RS40 genomic window:
- the hisB gene encoding imidazoleglycerol-phosphate dehydratase HisB yields MKRKAKISRKTKETNINVELNIDGKGKYKVDTGIGFLDHMLEQLSKHSSMDMNIKAKGDTHIDLHHTTEDTGIAIGECLKKASKKFVGIKRYAHAMIPMDETLTRVAIDVSNRPYLIWKVKLKVEKLGEMDTELFKEWFQAFSQSAGITLHVENIYGDNSHHIIESCFKGLARSLRAALEMDPRNKTTIPSTKGSL; encoded by the coding sequence ATGAAGCGTAAAGCAAAAATAAGCAGAAAAACAAAAGAAACCAACATTAATGTTGAACTTAACATAGATGGAAAAGGTAAATACAAAGTTGACACAGGCATAGGATTTTTAGATCACATGCTTGAACAACTATCAAAGCATTCTTCAATGGATATGAATATAAAAGCTAAAGGTGATACACACATTGATCTTCATCACACCACAGAGGACACAGGCATTGCAATTGGTGAATGTTTAAAAAAAGCATCTAAAAAGTTTGTTGGCATTAAAAGATATGCACACGCAATGATACCAATGGATGAAACGCTTACTCGAGTTGCAATCGATGTGTCTAATAGACCTTACTTAATTTGGAAAGTGAAATTAAAAGTGGAAAAGCTAGGTGAAATGGATACAGAGCTTTTCAAAGAGTGGTTTCAAGCTTTCTCACAATCAGCAGGAATTACTTTACATGTTGAAAATATTTACGGTGATAATAGTCACCACATAATAGAATCTTGTTTTAAAGGCTTAGCAAGATCTTTAAGAGCTGCATTGGAAATGGATCCAAGGAACAAAACTACTATTCCTTCTACTAAAGGCTCTTTATAA
- the hisH gene encoding imidazole glycerol phosphate synthase subunit HisH, with protein sequence MNVTIVDYNSGNISSVINSFTEVAKGTVNLEVTSDLNKIKSSDKVVLPGQGSFKSCIDALNSINGLTDILNEFVINKKKPLFGICVGLQMFADVGYEETETKGLGWIPGKVSKIDNKNGEYKLPHIGWNQINIVKDSKIFKDVENNSHMYFVHSYEFIPEDKDVISATTDYSSKVVCSVEKDNILGTQFHPEKSDKIGLKIIKNFINI encoded by the coding sequence ATGAATGTCACAATTGTTGACTATAACTCAGGCAATATAAGCTCAGTAATTAATTCTTTCACTGAGGTTGCAAAAGGTACAGTTAATCTAGAAGTAACTTCAGATTTAAATAAAATTAAATCAAGCGACAAAGTCGTGTTACCTGGACAAGGTTCATTTAAGAGCTGCATAGACGCTTTAAACAGCATAAATGGTCTAACAGATATTTTAAATGAGTTTGTGATAAATAAAAAAAAACCACTTTTTGGAATATGTGTGGGCTTGCAAATGTTTGCTGATGTTGGTTATGAAGAAACCGAGACAAAAGGATTGGGGTGGATACCTGGAAAAGTATCAAAAATCGATAACAAAAATGGAGAATATAAACTCCCGCATATTGGCTGGAACCAAATAAATATAGTTAAAGATAGCAAAATTTTTAAAGATGTGGAAAATAATTCACATATGTATTTTGTACATAGTTATGAGTTTATCCCTGAAGATAAAGACGTGATTTCAGCAACAACAGATTATTCCTCTAAAGTCGTTTGCTCTGTTGAAAAAGATAATATCCTCGGAACTCAATTTCATCCAGAAAAGAGTGATAAGATTGGGCTTAAAATAATTAAGAACTTTATAAATATATAA